One window of the Rhodococcus sovatensis genome contains the following:
- a CDS encoding TIGR00266 family protein, producing MDIKLRHAPSSTVARCVLAPGEAINVEGGSMLACSAQIHVEASTPGGFLGGLKRAALSEGSYFVTTYTAPPQGGWVDVAGRLPGDTIALPITPGQDFYLSQGSWLANSRGVSVDSQWGGMKNVFGGQGGFGFKASGDGHVLIGVYGAIDTVDLAPGESITIDSGHVIAYHLAMAFELRRAVRGKTMQTLKSGEGWVFDFTGPGRVLTQTRNPRELERLIVEKSAAK from the coding sequence ATGGATATTAAATTACGTCATGCACCGTCGTCGACCGTGGCCCGTTGCGTGCTCGCGCCAGGTGAGGCCATCAACGTCGAGGGCGGGTCGATGCTCGCGTGCTCGGCGCAGATACACGTCGAGGCGAGCACTCCAGGGGGCTTCCTCGGCGGCCTCAAGCGAGCCGCGCTCAGCGAGGGTTCCTACTTCGTCACCACCTATACGGCACCTCCCCAGGGCGGCTGGGTGGACGTCGCAGGCAGACTCCCCGGCGACACCATCGCATTGCCCATCACGCCCGGCCAGGACTTCTACCTCAGTCAGGGGTCGTGGCTGGCCAACTCGCGGGGAGTATCGGTCGACTCCCAGTGGGGTGGAATGAAGAACGTCTTCGGTGGACAAGGCGGATTCGGCTTCAAGGCAAGCGGCGACGGGCACGTCTTGATCGGGGTCTACGGCGCCATCGATACCGTCGATCTCGCACCGGGAGAATCGATCACGATCGACTCGGGGCATGTGATCGCCTATCACTTGGCCATGGCGTTCGAACTTCGTCGAGCGGTGCGGGGCAAGACGATGCAGACGCTCAAGTCCGGCGAAGGCTGGGTCTTCGACTTCACCGGCCCAGGCAGAGTTCTGACCCAGACCCGGAACCCGAGGGAGCTCGAGCGGCTGATCGTGGAGAAGTCGGCGGCGAAGTGA